A segment of the Candidatus Jettenia caeni genome:
GTTTACACTACAAGCATTACCCGCTAAAATTGACCATACAGACCTGCACGATCTTCCACCTTTTTGAGCCAGAGGCCCATCACGTTTCCTTCCTGCCGTTACCACCTCCTTTTTTCATGCTGGCGGAACCGGCAAAACCACCCTGTGTTCTTGAAAATAGTATATTCTGTTTTCTTTTCTGCACTTTTGTGGATCACATCCTTCTCTCAACATACCAGGCATACTTCGTCAGTAAGCCCGATACAACAAAAAAGGCCTGGCAAGGAGGGCTGATGATATACCCTCCTTACCTCGTCCCGGAGATTGTCAGCTATACTTATTTGCCGGTCTGCTGGCAACCTCACCCCTTACTGCCTAACCACAGAGGACACAAAGAATACAGAGAAAAAATCTCCTTTATCTCTATGCACTTTGTAGCTATCAGCTATCTCAAAATTTCACTATTAAAATAAGCCTTCGGCGACTTTATTTGTCACCACACGTAGGGCAAGGCTTTAGCCTTGCTTCCCCGCCGGAATGTGCACGGAAGAGAGCAACCCTAAAGGGTTGCCCTACGGAACTGAAATTCCTATACATTACATTAGGTTGGGTTTTAAAAGGCAAAACCCAACGACCTTTACCCACCCCTAACCCCTCCCAAGAGGGGAATAAATACACCCCTAACCCCTCTCAAGTGGGGAGTATAAAAGTCCCCTCTCGGGAGGGGATTGAGGGGTGGGTTAACAGCATCATGAAAAACTTTGAAATTCCTATACATTAAATTAGACCTTCGGCGACTTTTGTTTTGCGGCCAGGCGTAGGGACGAAGCATTTGCCGTTCAGCGTATACATAGTATTTTAGGCCAATAACGGCAAATGCTTCGCCCCTACAATACATATTGAATTTCCTATACGTTAAATTAGACCTTCGGCGACTTTTTCCCCTCCCTTGATGGGAGGGGTTAGGGGAGGGTGGTTGTCCTTTTCTTTCACCCTCACCTAGTCTCCCCCATCATGGGGGAGGAACTCTTTGTTTGAATTTCCTAAGCATTAAATTATTGAACTATACATAACGACATAAATTCTCAGCACTCTATCATTCCTGGCCTAACCTGGAATCCATTGTTTTTCCGGATTCCCGTTTTCACGGGAATGACATTTACGTCTCTGATAAATGACGCTATGTATAAAACAGGATATGAATTTTCTGTATCCTGTTCATCCTGTCTACCCCCTGCAAAAAAATCTCAACAAAAAAAGCCCAACAAGAGAGGTACCTTCTTTCCTTATCATTGTCCCATTGATTAACAGTTGTACATATTAGCCGGTCTGCCGTTAATCACAATACAATGAAACTGAGTCTCAGTTTCGACAAACACTATACCAGAATAAAAATCATTGTCAATAAAAATATTAGAAATAATACCTTGTTATTAATAACTTTTCATAAGCATTCAATAAAATCCCTGTATCATCAGCCTGCTATCAAAAAGCTTGTTTACGGTTTTTATTGACATTACCCTCTCAAGTATTTATAATTTTTACTAAGGCCTAGCAAAGAGGCAAAAAAACCTCCTTGTCCTGGTCCCGGGGATTAATAATTGTACTTTAGCCGGTCGGTTATTAATCCCTTTTTTTGAAATACCATACCAAAACTCTACGAAAAGCAAGCCTGATACAGTGTCAACATACATTGCAGCTCCGCAAAATTCCTTTACCAATATTTCTAAAAACAAAAAAGCCTTACCGCAAAGATACTCATGGAAAATATCTTCGGCAGTAAGGCTATCTTATTTCAACGTGTCGGTTATGAGTGTAAGTGTCTGTTATTTAAACTGACACTGCCCACCAGCACTGTCCACTGTTACAAGACCCTTTCCTTTGCGCCCCCCGATCACTCGAGGTTTACCTTTATCGAATATTTTACCGCTTTAGTTCTCTGTTACAGAGAAATTTTCATTTTACCTATACAGCCTAAGGTATAGTATAGCCGAAATCATCCGTTTTACGAGAGATAGATCAAGGCTTTAGAGTTTGTGCAAAAATTCCTAAATGGAACCATAGAGAATAAGGGTTTTCATTGAAAAATATGGTATAGAGAGTATGAGTAAAAATAATCTTACTCTTTGCACAGACTCTTTAGCCCCGATTACGCCTGGCTCAAAATTCAAACCGAAAGGTTTGAATTATAATCACGGCTTGATGGTTGACCTGTTACACCAGAGCCTGTAACCCTATCTTTTTTAATTGTCTCTGGTTTTCCTTCATTTTCTGATGTACAGACGACCATGATCTTTTTGCATAGACAATGGGGATGCCTTTACTTTCAGCGATCTTTTTTATCTTATGCGACAGATTATGATTGACAAAGTCGTACAGTACTATGATAAAGTCCATAGTTTCCGGAATTCCTCCGTGTACCTTTTGTCCACTCCTCCCGGTTATATGCCGGACATCATTTACCCCCATTCTATCAAGTTCTTTTGGAATACTACCTAAATGATCACCACCGACAATAAGTACAGACATTTTTCTCTCCTCCTCTTCAAAAGTTATTAATAGATATATTGAGACTCAGTCTCAATATAATATAAAAAAAATTTTAGATGTCAATACAAAATAAAAAATTTATCTTAAGTCTCGTATAGTTAGCAAACTCTAAACAATTCATAATGGTGGAAGAACAGGGACTATGCAGGTAAGTACCTGATCACAAGTTTTTGTACATTCTCTTTATCAAGAGAATATAGAATCCGGAAGACAGAATCCAGAAGACAGGATACTCCTTTTATAAACCTGAACCTGCACAAGAAACAAATACAAACGTTTTGAATCTACAAGGCAAGAGTGAACACAAGTAGGGGCAGGTTTTAAACCTGCCCCTACAACAAAATATTGAAATTCCTGGACATTACATGCGGTCAGGATATACCATAATTCTGATGAATTTATCTATAGATATCCCGAAAAACGGCACGTGTTATTCGCCAATCTTCAACCAAAATACTATCACTTGTTTTTCATAGCATCCTCAAGTGCCTTCAATCGCTTTAACTTCGTTGCCTCATCCTGAATATGCGTGAGTTTTCCCATAGTTTGTGAACTGCCCAACCACCAGCTTATATCCTGCTGGGCATGGGCTACTCCTTTGTACCCCTGCAAATGTTTCCAGAACCACATTTCTACATATTCTCTTTCCACACCGCTTGGATTTCCATCCTTTTCCGTGAATATAGCATAGGCGCCAAGAATTGGTCCTACAACTGGCAAGTGGCCATTGGTTTCTTTCAAGAGGTTATAAACTTCCGGGCCCAATTTTTCAGGGCCGAGTATCTTGACCATTAAATCACTCAAGGGAAAAGGAGGTCTTTCTTCCGGCGATGGCTTAACCATATCCCCGGCAAAAAGCTCTTCTACGATGAGCTGTGCCTCATCTATCCGCTTCCATGATTCAAACATATATTGATCTATGGAATCCAGCCACATCCTTGAAAATCGGCTGCCGTGACACTTTGCACAGAGTTCTATCCAATAGCGCCGTTTCTCAAGGCTTTCCGGGGAATAAATTTCAAGCTTCTTATCCATCGGCGGTATTTTTACACCATAGGGAAAATCCTTCAGACTTGATTTAAACTCCACTTCTTTTGGTGGAGTGACTCCCATACGCCATATACCTTTGGTCTCCACATTCATCTCCCATCGGCCATTACCTACATACATATGACAGTATTGACATGTCGGGGTAGGATAATCTTTGCCGGGAATCACCTCAGAGAGTTTCTTTTCCCAGTTCCACTTCTCTCCGGAAATCTCATAAGCAATTCCCCATCTGGAATGTATATAACTCTCCCAGTCAGGATGATCAGGTCCTAAATGACAGCCTGAACATACCTCCGGACGGCGCGCTTCGGCAGCCGAAAAGAGATGGCGACCATGACAGTCATCACATGACGACATATTCTGATGACACTGATCACATCCGATCATAGAAAAGCCCTGATTGCGCCGGTAATTCTCGACATACCACGGCGTGGACAAACCTCCTTCCCAACTATGAGGATGACTTGGCTTACCGTAATCTCTGCCTCTGGCAAACTCCTTTGCCTGGTTTGGATGACAAGTGCCGCATGAGTTATCTACGGTAGGCATAAACAGGCTCTCATGGTCTTTGCCGTGACAGTAGGAACAATAAACGCCGTCTTTGGTCCCTGGTTTCCAGTTGTTTAACTCCTTACCAATAAGCTCCTCAATCTCCTGTGTTTCTGCAGCAACCTCTGCATTCTTCTTAGGATTGGCATGATTGGACATTTTCCATTGCGCTACAATACCGGGAGTAGCTTCTTCATGACATTCCACGCACTCATCGTACCGGTATTTCTCTAAAAGCTTTTTATAATCATTACTGTCAGTTGGGAAATAATGCCTTGCCGGATTAAAGTAGAGATAAAAGGGAATCGGTTTATAAAATTCTCCCCATGGACCATCGCCCTGAGACAAACCTACAAAATCCTCAAACATCTTCTTAAGTTCCGGATCAGGATACGTAAAAGAGCCTGGAGGGCCTTTAAGCACAGGGGGAACTATTTCCACTTTCGGTCTTTTTGTTTCATCCTCTACCACAAAAATTCCAAACATCCCATTCGTCATATGCTCATTATCATGGCAGTGGAACGCCCAGTTACCGGGTCCAACTCCCTCTCCGGCAACAAAATCCAGGACATACGAAGTAAAAGGCGCTAATGAGATGTTATCAATAAGCTGTCCACTCGCTTTGTCCATCCAGCGATGACCATGAGTATGAAAGGTGTGCATCTCCCCGGAAGAATTTATGAGATGAAATCTTACCTTTTCGCCCATCTTTGCCTGCCATACCAATCCGGGAAAGGCAGAACGGACTCCGTTCATAAATTCCACATCTCCGGACTTACCGTTAAAGGCCTCATATTTCTTTCCCTGTAAAAGAAACGTATGCATGAAGACTACAAACTCTTTATCAGGGGGGTCTGGATCGCTATTCTCCGGTTCCACAATGAAAGCCCCCCATAATCCTCTGGATATCCCTTCTTCGCCCCCCATCTCAAAGACATGAGGGTGATAAAACCAGGTCCCCGGCGTGCCAGAGGTATCCCACTCAAATGTTCCTGAATATCCGGGAGCTGCGATACTATCCGGGTTTCCTGCTATATGAGCGCCATCACTGGCAACCGTGTACTTTGCTCCATGAGGATGGATAGATGAAGGGACGGTAAGTTTATTCGTGAAGTGGATTCTGACCTTTGTTCCTTCTTTCACTTTGATAGTGGGACCAGGCACGGTCGGTTTTTCTCCTTTTATACAG
Coding sequences within it:
- a CDS encoding hydroxylamine oxidoreductase, producing the protein MSRKLWAYPTTVLICLLFWFRHGYAEIPYLVGKDGVLNLEMEARPVDLELRPGVFFDAWGYCIKGEKPTVPGPTIKVKEGTKVRIHFTNKLTVPSSIHPHGAKYTVASDGAHIAGNPDSIAAPGYSGTFEWDTSGTPGTWFYHPHVFEMGGEEGISRGLWGAFIVEPENSDPDPPDKEFVVFMHTFLLQGKKYEAFNGKSGDVEFMNGVRSAFPGLVWQAKMGEKVRFHLINSSGEMHTFHTHGHRWMDKASGQLIDNISLAPFTSYVLDFVAGEGVGPGNWAFHCHDNEHMTNGMFGIFVVEDETKRPKVEIVPPVLKGPPGSFTYPDPELKKMFEDFVGLSQGDGPWGEFYKPIPFYLYFNPARHYFPTDSNDYKKLLEKYRYDECVECHEEATPGIVAQWKMSNHANPKKNAEVAAETQEIEELIGKELNNWKPGTKDGVYCSYCHGKDHESLFMPTVDNSCGTCHPNQAKEFARGRDYGKPSHPHSWEGGLSTPWYVENYRRNQGFSMIGCDQCHQNMSSCDDCHGRHLFSAAEARRPEVCSGCHLGPDHPDWESYIHSRWGIAYEISGEKWNWEKKLSEVIPGKDYPTPTCQYCHMYVGNGRWEMNVETKGIWRMGVTPPKEVEFKSSLKDFPYGVKIPPMDKKLEIYSPESLEKRRYWIELCAKCHGSRFSRMWLDSIDQYMFESWKRIDEAQLIVEELFAGDMVKPSPEERPPFPLSDLMVKILGPEKLGPEVYNLLKETNGHLPVVGPILGAYAIFTEKDGNPSGVEREYVEMWFWKHLQGYKGVAHAQQDISWWLGSSQTMGKLTHIQDEATKLKRLKALEDAMKNK